A section of the Alkalihalobacillus sp. LMS39 genome encodes:
- a CDS encoding sugar kinase — protein sequence MSKKTIDVVTIGESMVLFQPLIEGTLTYAPMLSKSVGGAESNVALSLQRLGKKSRWISRVGHDPFGDLIISTLSGEGVDISKVIRDPNAPTAVFFKESKGYGDPNVYYYRKGSAASRLMKEEIRPDWFADARHLHVTGITPALGDNTTEMLKEAMIQARKEGLTVSFDPNLRKKLWDEEKARTTLLSLIPYCDIFMPGLEEAEFLVGERNEEDYCTVFEELGATLVVLKLGTRGSLAKVGSTMIKADPYKVDYVVDTVGAGDAFAAGLLSILLREDVPLSPSTLEQNIELALKRANIMGALATQFKGDWEGCPTKTEVEHLEEGKQTTTR from the coding sequence ATGAGCAAGAAAACGATCGATGTTGTTACGATTGGAGAAAGCATGGTGTTATTTCAACCGTTAATAGAAGGGACTTTGACTTATGCACCGATGTTAAGTAAGTCTGTTGGAGGAGCAGAATCCAATGTCGCATTATCGTTACAGCGGCTTGGGAAAAAAAGTCGTTGGATTAGTCGAGTAGGCCACGATCCATTTGGTGATTTGATTATATCGACTTTATCTGGTGAAGGAGTTGATATATCAAAAGTCATTCGGGATCCAAATGCGCCAACGGCGGTGTTTTTTAAAGAGTCAAAAGGGTATGGTGACCCGAATGTGTATTATTACCGAAAGGGATCAGCGGCAAGTCGACTTATGAAAGAAGAAATTCGACCAGACTGGTTTGCGGATGCAAGGCATTTACATGTGACTGGAATAACGCCAGCATTAGGAGACAATACAACAGAAATGTTAAAAGAAGCGATGATTCAAGCGCGTAAGGAAGGGCTAACGGTTTCGTTCGATCCTAATTTACGAAAAAAGTTATGGGATGAAGAAAAAGCACGTACAACGCTGCTGTCACTAATTCCATATTGTGATATTTTTATGCCTGGTTTAGAAGAAGCAGAATTTTTAGTAGGCGAAAGAAATGAAGAAGACTATTGTACAGTGTTTGAAGAACTAGGTGCCACTCTTGTTGTGTTAAAGCTTGGGACGAGAGGTTCCTTGGCTAAAGTAGGTTCAACAATGATTAAAGCAGACCCGTATAAAGTAGATTATGTTGTCGATACAGTAGGAGCAGGAGATGCTTTTGCAGCAGGATTGTTATCAATTTTATTACGTGAGGATGTACCATTGTCACCTTCCACACTTGAACAAAATATTGAGCTTGCCTTAAAACGCGCCAATATTATGGGGGCATTAGCAACGCAGTTTAAAGGAGATTGGGAAGGGTGTCCGACAAAAACGGAAGTTGAACATCTTGAAGAGGGAAAACAAACAACAACTAGGTAA
- the kduI gene encoding 5-dehydro-4-deoxy-D-glucuronate isomerase: MDIRYATNPTDFKQYTTEKLRDEFLVESLFVEGEINMVYSHYDRVVVGGAIPTGAELKLDAGDTFRTEYFLERREVGIINIGPKGKVIVDGKTYELNKRDCLYVGLGHKEVTFHSDDNASPARFYIVSAPAHKQYPTKVLSIEDAVPVHLGTDAESNRRTIYKYIHSEGLQSCQLMMGMTLLEPNNMWNTMPAHVHDRRMEVYLYFDMDEESRVFHFMGEPQETRHMLVKNEQVVLSPPWSIHSGVGTKNYTFIWAMAGENYTFKDMDFIKMEDLK; the protein is encoded by the coding sequence ATGGATATCCGATATGCGACAAACCCAACGGACTTTAAACAATATACAACTGAAAAATTGAGAGATGAGTTTTTAGTAGAGTCTTTGTTTGTAGAAGGCGAAATTAATATGGTATATTCCCACTATGACCGAGTTGTTGTCGGAGGCGCGATTCCAACAGGAGCGGAGTTAAAGCTTGATGCGGGCGACACTTTCAGAACAGAATATTTCCTTGAAAGACGAGAAGTAGGAATTATCAATATTGGACCAAAAGGGAAAGTAATTGTTGATGGGAAAACATACGAGTTAAATAAACGTGATTGCCTTTATGTTGGTTTAGGTCATAAAGAAGTGACATTCCATAGTGATGATAATGCGAGTCCTGCTCGGTTTTATATCGTTTCTGCCCCAGCTCATAAACAATATCCAACAAAAGTGTTATCCATTGAAGATGCGGTACCAGTTCATTTAGGAACTGATGCAGAATCGAATCGTCGTACGATTTATAAATATATTCATTCAGAAGGCCTTCAAAGCTGCCAATTAATGATGGGAATGACGTTGCTCGAACCAAATAATATGTGGAATACGATGCCGGCTCATGTTCATGACCGTCGTATGGAAGTGTATTTATATTTTGATATGGATGAAGAATCAAGAGTGTTCCATTTTATGGGAGAGCCACAAGAAACTCGTCATATGCTCGTGAAAAATGAACAAGTTGTTTTATCACCACCATGGTCGATCCACTCAGGGGTTGGCACGAAGAACTATACATTCATTTGGGCAATGGCTGGAGAAAACTATACATTTAAAGATATGGATTTCATTAAAATGGAGGACTTAAAATAA
- a CDS encoding Gfo/Idh/MocA family oxidoreductase, with protein sequence MNKIIICGLSNRAMGMFIEPIVRKFSKENTIVGLLDSDDRRVELCIAKFPELHSVPKYGPNSFSNMIAETGANTIIVTSRDDTHIDYILQGLAHDVTVITEKPMVTTAKDAKRVMEAEVKSKGKVIVAFNYRYNPYHRKIKELILDGKIGRVTSVDLNWYIDTYHGASYFKRWNRNREYSGGLSIHKSTHHFDLVNWWIDQLPEQVFAYGALNYYGKDGELNPSPTDGRYCETCSEKLKCQYFMRWSNRSNEIDVKDDHLKNESIEKLSSSYTGYRPDACIFDHDIEIEDTYVATVKYNKGALLSYSINFSLPYEGYRLAINGTKGRIETTEFHEPSRVPFPIPVQTIDYFPLFGAKEVIHVVQNGGSHGGGDPILQEDLFLGVDPYRPYEILAGAKAGAYSIATGEAVWRSSKDNKPISIHELLDLEVDVNVKVHNE encoded by the coding sequence GTGAACAAAATAATCATATGTGGGCTGAGCAATCGAGCAATGGGAATGTTTATTGAACCGATTGTGAGAAAGTTTTCAAAAGAAAATACAATTGTAGGGTTATTGGATTCTGATGATAGAAGGGTTGAACTTTGTATTGCTAAATTTCCAGAACTTCATTCTGTCCCTAAATATGGGCCCAACTCTTTTTCAAACATGATTGCAGAGACAGGCGCAAATACAATTATCGTCACAAGTCGTGATGATACGCATATCGATTATATTTTACAAGGCTTGGCCCACGATGTAACGGTTATTACAGAAAAACCAATGGTGACAACCGCAAAAGATGCCAAGCGTGTAATGGAAGCAGAGGTAAAAAGTAAAGGAAAGGTCATCGTCGCTTTTAACTATCGCTATAATCCTTATCACCGTAAAATTAAAGAATTAATACTTGATGGAAAGATAGGAAGGGTAACGTCCGTTGATTTAAATTGGTACATTGATACGTATCATGGAGCGAGCTATTTTAAACGCTGGAATCGAAATCGAGAATATTCTGGTGGGTTATCGATTCATAAATCAACGCATCACTTTGATTTAGTCAATTGGTGGATTGACCAATTGCCAGAACAAGTATTTGCCTATGGTGCGTTAAACTATTACGGAAAAGACGGAGAATTAAATCCAAGCCCAACCGATGGGCGTTATTGTGAAACATGTAGTGAAAAATTAAAATGCCAATATTTTATGAGATGGTCGAACCGCTCGAATGAAATTGACGTAAAAGATGACCATTTAAAAAATGAAAGCATTGAAAAATTAAGTTCGAGTTACACAGGCTACAGACCAGATGCCTGTATATTTGACCATGACATTGAAATAGAAGATACGTATGTTGCTACAGTGAAATATAATAAGGGGGCTTTATTAAGTTATTCTATTAATTTTTCGCTTCCTTATGAAGGCTACCGGCTTGCGATAAATGGAACAAAAGGAAGAATTGAAACGACAGAATTTCATGAACCAAGTCGTGTGCCGTTCCCGATTCCCGTTCAAACGATAGACTATTTCCCTTTATTTGGTGCAAAAGAAGTGATTCATGTTGTACAAAATGGAGGAAGTCATGGTGGCGGTGACCCCATTTTACAAGAAGACCTCTTTTTAGGAGTAGATCCATATCGCCCGTATGAAATATTAGCAGGAGCAAAAGCAGGAGCGTATTCCATCGCGACTGGTGAGGCTGTGTGGCGTTCTAGTAAAGATAATAAACCAATTTCTATTCATGAGTTATTGGATTTAGAGGTCGACGTCAATGTAAAAGTGCATAACGAATAG
- a CDS encoding bifunctional 4-hydroxy-2-oxoglutarate aldolase/2-dehydro-3-deoxy-phosphogluconate aldolase, with protein MSDNLERLKDKKIVAIIRGIAYEDGIQTAEALLAGGVTLLEITLNNDGALKLISECKDQYAGKLCVGAGTVLNLDMAKEAVAAGAEYIVSPNLDEKVIDYGLSAGVDVWPGTMTPTEIVRAYEAGASAVKVFPVGALGVNYVKDIRGPLGHIPMMVTGGVNVDNINDFFHAGAIAVGLGGNLVNKQLIKEKKYNDITNLAKQFLSKVKGG; from the coding sequence ATGTCGGATAATCTAGAACGATTAAAAGATAAAAAAATAGTGGCAATTATAAGAGGCATTGCCTATGAGGATGGAATACAAACAGCAGAAGCTTTATTAGCGGGTGGCGTGACTTTATTAGAAATAACATTAAATAATGATGGTGCATTAAAGCTAATTTCCGAATGTAAAGATCAATATGCTGGGAAACTTTGTGTTGGTGCTGGAACGGTCTTAAATTTGGATATGGCGAAAGAAGCTGTTGCAGCGGGAGCAGAATATATTGTTTCCCCTAATTTAGATGAAAAGGTTATAGATTATGGACTATCTGCAGGTGTTGATGTTTGGCCTGGAACGATGACACCAACTGAAATTGTAAGGGCTTACGAAGCGGGGGCATCGGCAGTAAAGGTTTTTCCAGTCGGCGCTCTTGGTGTGAACTATGTAAAGGATATTCGTGGACCTTTAGGACATATTCCGATGATGGTGACAGGTGGGGTTAACGTTGACAATATAAATGATTTTTTTCATGCAGGTGCTATAGCTGTTGGTCTTGGAGGAAATCTTGTAAACAAGCAACTCATTAAAGAAAAGAAATATAATGACATTACGAATCTAGCAAAACAATTTCTTTCAAAAGTGAAAGGAGGTTAA